From Streptomyces sp. TLI_105, the proteins below share one genomic window:
- a CDS encoding zinc ribbon domain-containing protein has product MNAAPADQIRLLDVQALDVRLQQLAHKRRSLPEHAEIEALTKDLTQLRDLLVAAQTEESDCGREQTKAEQDVDQVRQRAARDQQRLDSGAVSSPKDLENLQREIVSLAKRQGDLEEIVLEVMERREAVQERLAELTERVSAVQAKTDDATARRDAAQAELDAESASVAKERELVAGAVPADLIKLYEKLREQQGGVGAARLYQRKCEGCHIELNITELNEVRAAAADTVVRCENCRRILVRTSESGL; this is encoded by the coding sequence CTGAACGCCGCGCCCGCCGACCAGATCCGCCTCCTCGACGTCCAGGCCCTGGACGTCCGCCTCCAGCAGCTCGCCCACAAGCGCCGCTCGCTGCCCGAGCACGCCGAGATCGAGGCGCTGACCAAGGACCTCACCCAGCTGCGCGACCTGCTCGTCGCCGCGCAGACCGAGGAGAGCGACTGCGGCCGCGAGCAGACCAAGGCCGAGCAGGACGTCGACCAGGTCCGCCAGCGCGCCGCCCGCGACCAGCAGCGGCTCGACTCCGGCGCCGTCTCCTCCCCGAAGGACCTGGAGAACCTCCAGCGCGAGATCGTCTCCCTCGCCAAGCGCCAGGGCGACCTGGAGGAGATCGTCCTCGAGGTCATGGAGCGCCGCGAGGCCGTCCAGGAGCGCCTCGCCGAGCTGACCGAGCGGGTCTCCGCCGTGCAGGCCAAGACCGACGACGCCACCGCCCGGCGTGACGCCGCGCAGGCCGAGCTGGACGCCGAGTCCGCCTCCGTCGCCAAGGAGCGCGAGCTCGTCGCGGGCGCCGTCCCGGCCGACCTGATCAAGCTGTACGAGAAGCTGCGCGAGCAGCAGGGCGGCGTCGGCGCGGCCCGGCTGTACCAGCGCAAGTGCGAGGGCTGCCACATCGAGCTCAACATCACCGAGCTCAACGAGGTCCGCGCCGCCGCGGCGGACACGGTCGTCCGGTGCGAGAACTGCCGCCGGATCCTCGTCCGCACCTCGGAGTCCGGCCTGTAA
- a CDS encoding bifunctional RNase H/acid phosphatase — MRELVVEADGGSRGNPGPAGYGAVVLDPATGETLAEAAEYIGVATNNVAEYKGLVAGLKAARELFPDALVHVRMDSKLVVEQMSGRWKIKHPDMKPLAAEAGRVFPPGRVRYEWIPRERNKHADRLANEAMDAGKRGRQWEPSASTAGLDAAAARNAATPPPSGPPGDATAGAARARAALAGKAGGAGGGTTGGVGTGTGSGAWPGAVSRPTAPDTAPDDGLFAAEEAVAASVASGDFEAEAGALAPTGHAARAGLRDANAGTTETDTPPAGAAPAPLGPAGAPSASAAPSQAGAAPARSGLAATPPAGSALAQGGAAGAPAPRQGWTGPDMGAPATFVLLRHGETALTPEKRFSGSGGGDPELSAAGLRQAEAVAEALAARGTVQEIVSSPLARCRRTAEVVAARLGLDVRIEQGLRETDFGAWEGLTFGEVRERYPEDLDAWLASPKAAPTGGGESFATVARRVAATRDRLTAAYAGRTVLLVTHVTPIKTLIRLALGAPPESLFRMELSAASISAVAYYADGNASVRLLNDTSHLR, encoded by the coding sequence ATGCGCGAACTCGTGGTCGAGGCGGACGGCGGATCCCGGGGCAACCCGGGGCCCGCCGGCTACGGCGCGGTCGTCCTCGACCCGGCGACGGGGGAGACCCTCGCGGAGGCCGCCGAGTACATCGGCGTGGCCACGAACAACGTCGCCGAGTACAAGGGCCTCGTGGCGGGCCTGAAGGCGGCCCGGGAACTCTTCCCGGACGCCCTCGTCCACGTCCGCATGGACTCCAAGCTGGTCGTCGAGCAGATGTCCGGCCGCTGGAAGATCAAGCACCCGGACATGAAGCCGCTCGCGGCCGAGGCCGGACGGGTCTTCCCGCCCGGTCGGGTCCGCTACGAGTGGATCCCGCGCGAGCGGAACAAGCACGCGGACCGGCTCGCGAACGAGGCGATGGACGCGGGCAAGCGGGGCCGCCAGTGGGAGCCCTCGGCCTCCACGGCGGGCCTGGACGCCGCGGCCGCCCGCAACGCCGCGACCCCGCCCCCCTCGGGCCCACCCGGCGACGCGACGGCGGGCGCGGCCAGAGCCCGAGCGGCGCTGGCGGGCAAGGCCGGGGGCGCCGGTGGGGGTACGACCGGTGGCGTTGGTACGGGTACGGGCTCGGGCGCCTGGCCGGGCGCGGTGTCGCGCCCGACGGCCCCGGACACCGCCCCGGACGACGGCCTGTTCGCCGCGGAGGAGGCCGTCGCGGCCTCGGTGGCCTCCGGCGACTTCGAGGCCGAGGCGGGCGCCCTGGCCCCGACGGGCCACGCGGCCCGCGCCGGGCTCCGGGATGCGAACGCAGGGACCACCGAGACCGACACGCCCCCGGCCGGCGCCGCTCCGGCCCCCCTGGGTCCCGCAGGGGCGCCGTCGGCGAGCGCCGCGCCCTCGCAGGCCGGCGCCGCTCCGGCCCGGTCCGGTCTCGCGGCGACGCCCCCGGCGGGCAGCGCGCTCGCGCAGGGCGGCGCCGCAGGCGCACCCGCCCCCCGCCAAGGCTGGACCGGTCCCGACATGGGGGCGCCCGCGACGTTCGTGTTGTTGCGGCACGGGGAGACCGCGCTCACGCCCGAGAAGCGGTTCTCGGGGAGCGGTGGCGGCGACCCCGAGCTGTCGGCGGCCGGGCTGCGGCAGGCCGAGGCCGTCGCCGAGGCGCTCGCCGCGCGCGGCACCGTCCAGGAGATCGTCAGCTCGCCGCTCGCCCGCTGCCGCCGGACCGCCGAGGTCGTCGCCGCCCGGCTCGGTCTGGACGTGCGGATCGAGCAGGGCCTGCGGGAGACCGACTTCGGCGCCTGGGAGGGCCTGACGTTCGGCGAGGTCCGCGAGCGGTACCCGGAGGACCTCGACGCCTGGCTGGCCTCGCCGAAGGCCGCGCCGACCGGCGGGGGCGAGAGCTTCGCGACCGTCGCCCGGCGCGTCGCCGCGACCCGGGACCGGCTGACCGCCGCGTACGCGGGCCGTACGGTCCTCCTGGTCACCCACGTCACGCCGATCAAGACCCTGATCCGGCTCGCGCTCGGCGCCCCGCCGGAGTCGCTGTTCCGGATGGAGCTGTCGGCCGCCTCGATCTCGGCCGTGGCCTACTACGCCGACGGCAACGCCTCCGTACGGCTCCTCAACGACACCTCGCACCTGAGGTAG